The Osmia bicornis bicornis chromosome 9, iOsmBic2.1, whole genome shotgun sequence genome has a segment encoding these proteins:
- the LOC114872137 gene encoding poly(rC)-binding protein 3 isoform X3 codes for MDSMDSKPVLNDDPSVTLTIRLIMQGKEVGSIIGKKGEIVKRFREESGAKINISDGSCPERIVTVTGPTNSIFKAFTLICKKFEEWCSQFHDIQSGGGVPRPPITLRLIVPASQCGSLIGKGGSKIKEIREVTGASIQVASEMLPNSTERAVTISGTSEAITQCIYHICCVMLESPPKGATIPYRPKPQVGGPLILAGGQAYTIQGNYAVPAHSDMGKLGSNPLAGLAALGLGGLATPANTGGLNPAALAALAGSQLRTSNTNRQQPAANNQTHEMTVPNELIGCIIGKGGTKIAEIRQISGAMIRISNCEEREGGATDRTITITGNPDAVALAQYLISMRISQETSGIPISTYFIPPDHIVKSPIH; via the exons ATGGACAGTATGGATTCCAAACCAGTCCTGAACGATGACCCCTCAGTTACCCTGACCATCCGCCTGATTATGCAGGGCAAG GAGGTCGGAAGTATCATTGGGAAGAAAGGAGAGATCGTGAAGAGGTTCCGGGAAGAG tCGGGCGCGAAGATCAACATCTCGGACGGTTCCTGTCCAGAGCGAATAGTGACTGTGACCGGGCCAACAAATTCGATCTTCAAAGCGTTCACGTTGATATGCAAGAAATTCGAGGAATGGTGTTCGCAGTTCCACGACATCCAGAGCGGAGGCGGTGTACCGAGGCCGCCAATTACACTCAGGTTGATCGTACCGGCTTCTCAATGCGGTTCCCTCATCGGCAAGGGTGGCTCGAAGATCAAGGAGATACGAGAAGTGACCGGTGCCTCGATTCAGGTCGCATCAGAGATGCTGCCCAATTCGACGGAACGTGCGGTAACCATATCAGGCACCAGCGAGGCCATTACGCAGTGCATATATCACATCTGCTGTGTTATGCTAGAG tCCCCTCCTAAAGGTGCCACGATCCCTTATCGCCCCAAACCCCAAGTTGGTGGGCCATTGATCCTGGCTGGTGGGCAAGCCTACACCATCCAGGGTAATTACGCGGTGCCCGCCCACTCGGAC ATGGGCAAACTTGGTAGCAATCCATTGGCTGGGCTAGCAGCTTTGGGCCTGGGAGGCCTCGCCACACCTGCCAACACCGGTGGATTAAACCCAGCAG CACTGGCAGCACTGGCTGGTAGCCAGTTACGCACCAGCAACACGAACAGGCAACAACCAGCGGCGAACAATCAGACACACGAGATGACAGTGCCAAACGAGCTGATCGGTTGTATCATCGGCAAAGGTGGTACCAAGATAGCCGAGATCCGTCAGATCTCTGGCGCCATGATCCGGATCAGTAATTGCGAGGAGAGGGAGGGCGGAGCCACGGATCGTACGATCACCATAACCGGAAATCCGGACGCTGTGGCACTGGCACAGTATCTCATCAGCATGAG GATATCGCAGGAAACGTCGGGAATCCCGATATCTACGTACTTCATCCCGCCGGACCACATCGTTAAGTCGCCGATCCACTAA
- the LOC114872137 gene encoding poly(rC)-binding protein 3 isoform X2, protein MDSMDSKPVLNDDPSVTLTIRLIMQGKEVGSIIGKKGEIVKRFREESGAKINISDGSCPERIVTVTGPTNSIFKAFTLICKKFEEWCSQFHDIQSGGGVPRPPITLRLIVPASQCGSLIGKGGSKIKEIREVTGASIQVASEMLPNSTERAVTISGTSEAITQCIYHICCVMLESPPKGATIPYRPKPQVGGPLILAGGQAYTIQGNYAVPAHSDMGKLGSNPLAGLAALGLGGLATPANTGGLNPAALAALAGSQLRTSNTNRQQPAANNQTHEMTVPNELIGCIIGKGGTKIAEIRQISGAMIRISNCEEREGGATDRTITITGNPDAVALAQYLISMSVELQKANLEAQNTQTPGSGTTPGASGASASPSTTTTTASPLASAIPLAQLLSKPGALNALSSLTALGGLTELLGGAAGAAASALPVQTTGVHRSHKFTPRLRSPGAPGPTDSGKFKSERTKYNPY, encoded by the exons ATGGACAGTATGGATTCCAAACCAGTCCTGAACGATGACCCCTCAGTTACCCTGACCATCCGCCTGATTATGCAGGGCAAG GAGGTCGGAAGTATCATTGGGAAGAAAGGAGAGATCGTGAAGAGGTTCCGGGAAGAG tCGGGCGCGAAGATCAACATCTCGGACGGTTCCTGTCCAGAGCGAATAGTGACTGTGACCGGGCCAACAAATTCGATCTTCAAAGCGTTCACGTTGATATGCAAGAAATTCGAGGAATGGTGTTCGCAGTTCCACGACATCCAGAGCGGAGGCGGTGTACCGAGGCCGCCAATTACACTCAGGTTGATCGTACCGGCTTCTCAATGCGGTTCCCTCATCGGCAAGGGTGGCTCGAAGATCAAGGAGATACGAGAAGTGACCGGTGCCTCGATTCAGGTCGCATCAGAGATGCTGCCCAATTCGACGGAACGTGCGGTAACCATATCAGGCACCAGCGAGGCCATTACGCAGTGCATATATCACATCTGCTGTGTTATGCTAGAG tCCCCTCCTAAAGGTGCCACGATCCCTTATCGCCCCAAACCCCAAGTTGGTGGGCCATTGATCCTGGCTGGTGGGCAAGCCTACACCATCCAGGGTAATTACGCGGTGCCCGCCCACTCGGAC ATGGGCAAACTTGGTAGCAATCCATTGGCTGGGCTAGCAGCTTTGGGCCTGGGAGGCCTCGCCACACCTGCCAACACCGGTGGATTAAACCCAGCAG CACTGGCAGCACTGGCTGGTAGCCAGTTACGCACCAGCAACACGAACAGGCAACAACCAGCGGCGAACAATCAGACACACGAGATGACAGTGCCAAACGAGCTGATCGGTTGTATCATCGGCAAAGGTGGTACCAAGATAGCCGAGATCCGTCAGATCTCTGGCGCCATGATCCGGATCAGTAATTGCGAGGAGAGGGAGGGCGGAGCCACGGATCGTACGATCACCATAACCGGAAATCCGGACGCTGTGGCACTGGCACAGTATCTCATCAGCATGAG TGTTGAACTGCAGAAAGCTAACCTAGAGGCCCAAAATACCCAAACCCCTGGCAGCGGTACCACTCCCGGGGCATCCGGGGCCAGTGCTTCTCCCTCTACTACCACTACCACTGCCTCTCCCTTGGCCAGCGCCATTCCCTTGGCTCAGCTGCTAAGCAAGCCAGGCGCCCTCAACGCCCTATCTAGCCTCACCGCCCTCGGCGGACTCACGGAATTGCTAGGTGGTGCTGCTGGCGCGGCTGCATCCGCGCTTCCGGTCCAGACAACCGGCGTGCACCGGTCGCACAAGTTCACGCCTAGGCTACGTAGCCCAGGCGCACCGGGGCCTACAGACAGCGGCAAATTCAAATCAGAACGCACCAAGTACAACCCGTACTGA
- the LOC114872137 gene encoding poly(rC)-binding protein 4 isoform X1, whose product MDSMDSKPVLNDDPSVTLTIRLIMQGKEVGSIIGKKGEIVKRFREESGAKINISDGSCPERIVTVTGPTNSIFKAFTLICKKFEEWCSQFHDIQSGGGVPRPPITLRLIVPASQCGSLIGKGGSKIKEIREVTGASIQVASEMLPNSTERAVTISGTSEAITQCIYHICCVMLESPPKGATIPYRPKPQVGGPLILAGGQAYTIQGNYAVPAHSDVSTVLPLPAPGAGPTPPSLNTQTLTTSPFAAHPSSSAFAASHGHPLLSTAHLTTPHHPLHPSPLHASVAGLADPLLKSGHLQAALPPAHLVADAMGKLGSNPLAGLAALGLGGLATPANTGGLNPAALAALAGSQLRTSNTNRQQPAANNQTHEMTVPNELIGCIIGKGGTKIAEIRQISGAMIRISNCEEREGGATDRTITITGNPDAVALAQYLISMSVELQKANLEAQNTQTPGSGTTPGASGASASPSTTTTTASPLASAIPLAQLLSKPGALNALSSLTALGGLTELLGGAAGAAASALPVQTTGVHRSHKFTPRLRSPGAPGPTDSGKFKSERTKYNPY is encoded by the exons ATGGACAGTATGGATTCCAAACCAGTCCTGAACGATGACCCCTCAGTTACCCTGACCATCCGCCTGATTATGCAGGGCAAG GAGGTCGGAAGTATCATTGGGAAGAAAGGAGAGATCGTGAAGAGGTTCCGGGAAGAG tCGGGCGCGAAGATCAACATCTCGGACGGTTCCTGTCCAGAGCGAATAGTGACTGTGACCGGGCCAACAAATTCGATCTTCAAAGCGTTCACGTTGATATGCAAGAAATTCGAGGAATGGTGTTCGCAGTTCCACGACATCCAGAGCGGAGGCGGTGTACCGAGGCCGCCAATTACACTCAGGTTGATCGTACCGGCTTCTCAATGCGGTTCCCTCATCGGCAAGGGTGGCTCGAAGATCAAGGAGATACGAGAAGTGACCGGTGCCTCGATTCAGGTCGCATCAGAGATGCTGCCCAATTCGACGGAACGTGCGGTAACCATATCAGGCACCAGCGAGGCCATTACGCAGTGCATATATCACATCTGCTGTGTTATGCTAGAG tCCCCTCCTAAAGGTGCCACGATCCCTTATCGCCCCAAACCCCAAGTTGGTGGGCCATTGATCCTGGCTGGTGGGCAAGCCTACACCATCCAGGGTAATTACGCGGTGCCCGCCCACTCGGACGTAAGTACAGTATTGCCATTGCCCGCGCCCGGTGCCGGGCCCACCCCGCCCTCGCTGAATACCCAAACTTTGACGACCTCACCCTTCGCGGCCCACCCTTCATCCTCGGCCTTCGCCGCTTCTCACGGGCATCCGCTCCTATCCACGGCCCACCTTACCACCCCACATCATCCTCTCCATCCGAGCCCCTTACACGCCAGCGTGGCAGGCCTCGCCGACCCCCTGCTGAAGAGTGGACACTTGCAGGCAGCCCTCCCGCCCGCACACCTCGTGGCAGACGCC ATGGGCAAACTTGGTAGCAATCCATTGGCTGGGCTAGCAGCTTTGGGCCTGGGAGGCCTCGCCACACCTGCCAACACCGGTGGATTAAACCCAGCAG CACTGGCAGCACTGGCTGGTAGCCAGTTACGCACCAGCAACACGAACAGGCAACAACCAGCGGCGAACAATCAGACACACGAGATGACAGTGCCAAACGAGCTGATCGGTTGTATCATCGGCAAAGGTGGTACCAAGATAGCCGAGATCCGTCAGATCTCTGGCGCCATGATCCGGATCAGTAATTGCGAGGAGAGGGAGGGCGGAGCCACGGATCGTACGATCACCATAACCGGAAATCCGGACGCTGTGGCACTGGCACAGTATCTCATCAGCATGAG TGTTGAACTGCAGAAAGCTAACCTAGAGGCCCAAAATACCCAAACCCCTGGCAGCGGTACCACTCCCGGGGCATCCGGGGCCAGTGCTTCTCCCTCTACTACCACTACCACTGCCTCTCCCTTGGCCAGCGCCATTCCCTTGGCTCAGCTGCTAAGCAAGCCAGGCGCCCTCAACGCCCTATCTAGCCTCACCGCCCTCGGCGGACTCACGGAATTGCTAGGTGGTGCTGCTGGCGCGGCTGCATCCGCGCTTCCGGTCCAGACAACCGGCGTGCACCGGTCGCACAAGTTCACGCCTAGGCTACGTAGCCCAGGCGCACCGGGGCCTACAGACAGCGGCAAATTCAAATCAGAACGCACCAAGTACAACCCGTACTGA